Genomic DNA from bacterium:
TCGCAACCACGTCGGGTTCTACATCTCGCCGGGCAAGCAGGGCCGGATCCAGCGGGAGAAGTGGTTCGCGCGCGGCGGCCGGATGCCGATCGCGATGTCGTTCGGCCACGACCCGGCGATCTTCATGGCGGGGGGCATCGAGCTCCCCTGGGGCCTGTCCGAATACGACTGGGTGGGCGGCATCAAAGGACGGCCGGTGGAGGTCATCGAGGGCCCCGTGACCGGGCTCCCCATCCCCGCCGACGCGGAGATCGTCATCGAAGGCTTCGTCGAACCCGACCGGCGGCTGCCGGAGGGCCCGTTCGGCGAGTGGACCGGCTACTACGCCAGCAAGCAGCGGGAAGAACCGGTGGTCGAAGTCCAGGCCCTCTACCATCGCAACGACCCGATCCTGCTCGGCTCACCGCCGGTCAAACCGCCGTCGGAGCTGGCGTACTACCGTGCCTTTCTCCGCGCGGCGGCGATCGACGAGGAACTCCGCCAGGCCGGCGTGCCCGACGTGACGGGCGTCTGGTGCCACGAGGTCGGCGGGTCACGCCTGTTCAACGTCGTGGCGATCAAGCAGCGCTATCCCGGGCACGCGAAGCAGGCCGTGGCCGTGGCGACCCAGTGCCACGCCGGCGCCTATCTGGGCCGCTTCACCGTGGTCGTAGACGACGACATCGACGTGATGAACCTCGAGGAAGTCATGTGGGCCGTCTGCACGCGCTGCGACCCGGAGCGGGACATCGACATCCTGCGGCGCTGCTGGAGCGGCCCGCTCGATCCCGCGATCCGGCCGGGCCAGAAGGGCTTCAACTCGCGCGCACTCATCGACGCCACGCGGCCGTTCGAATGGCGCGACGAGTTCCCGCTGGTCGCCGAGTCGAGCCCGGAGCGCCGCGACGAGGCGTTGAAGAAATGGGGGCGCGCGATCCTGTCGTAGCCGCGGATCGCGGCGGGCCGGGGGGGCCCGCGGGGTTCTTCGCCGGCGAGACGCCGCACCGGAGCGCCGCGCGGCCGCGGAGGTCATCCGGCGGCGGCTCGGATGAGCGCGACGATCCGCTCGGGTGTCGCCGGCCCCTCCGTAATCCGCACGCCGAGCGGCGCGAGGGCGTCCTCGATCGCGTTGGCCAGCGCGGCGGGCGGGGCGATCGCGCCGCCCTCGCCGACGCCCTTCACGCCGAGCGGGTTCCTCGGCGACGGATGCTCGAGGTGAATCGCCTCGATGCGCGGCAGGTCACGCGCCTTGGGGAGCGCGTAGTCCGCGAGCGAGCCGGAGAGGAGTTGTCCGGCGGCATCGTACACGAGCGCCTCCCCCAACCCGCCTCCGATGCCCTGGGCGACCCCGCCGTGGATCTGGCCTTCGACGATGAGCGGGTGGACCACGCGGCCGCAGTCGTGGGCGACGACATACCGTGCGATCGTGACCAGGCCTGTTTCCGGATCCACCTCGACGAGCGCGATGTGCACCGCGCTGGCAAAAGTCACCGTGGGCACGGTGTGGACTCGTGACGCCTCGAAGACGGGATCAGCCACGCGCGGGCCTTGGAGCGTCGGCAGGCTGGACCGCACGATATCGGCAAGCGGCAGTCCGCGCCCGGCCTGGCCCCGCACGAACACCCGCCCGTCCGCCACGTCGAGATCGCCTTCTGCCGCCTCCAGCAGCACGGCGCCGGCCCGCAGGAGCTTCTGCCGCACGTCCTGGGCCGCGCCGGCCACGGCGTTGCCCGCCACGACCAGGCTGCGGCTGGCGAAGGTCCCGATGCCGGCGGCCACCTCGCGCGTATCGCCGCCGGCCACCGTAATGTCGTCGACGTCAACGCCGAGGGCGTCGGCGGCGATCTGGGCGAAGGTGGTTTCGTGTCCCTGGCCCTGCGAGCACGCGCCGGTGGCTACGAGGACCTTGCCCGTCGCGTCCACGCGCACCGCCGCGCTCTCGTAGGGCCCGATCCCCGTCCCCTCCACGTAGGCGGCAAGACCGACCCCGCGGTACGTGCCCCGTGACCGCAGGCCCGGCTGGTCGCGGCGAAACGCGTCGTACCCGACCGCCACGAGCGCCCGCTCGAGCGCGTCGGAGAAGTCGCCGCTGTCATAGACGCACGGGTGCCCGTCGCGGTAGAGCAGGCCCGTGTCGTACGGCATCTCGTCGCCCCGGACGGTGTTGCGGCGGCGCAGGTCCGCGGGATCGATGCCGAGGCGCCCGGCGAGAAGGTCCAGCATCCGCTCCATCACAAACACCGCCTCGGGACGGCCGGCGCCGCGATAGGGTGCGTGCGGCGTCTTGTTGGTCACGACGGACCGCGCCTCAAAGGCCGCGTGCCGCACGCGATACGGACCGAGCAGATGCGCCACCGTATTGTACGGCTGCACGATCCCCCAGGGATTGTACGCCCCCTGATCGAGCAGGAGGCGATCGCGAAACCCCAGCACGGCGCCGTCCGCCGATGCGGCGATCTCGGCCTCGTGCACCTGCTCCCGCGAATGCGTGGCGCTCTGAAAGTGCTCGCGGCGCGCCTCGATCCATTTCACCGGACGGCGGAGCCGCACCGCGAGGGTCGGGATCAAGACGTCCTCGGGATACACCGAGCACTTGGTGCCGAACCCTCCGCCCACGTCGGGCGCGACGACCCGCACCTGGTGCGCGGCCACGCCGAGGCGCTCGGCGAGCGCCCGCTGGAGCAGATGCGGCACCTGGGTGGAGGCCCAGACGGTGACGTCCCCCTCCCGCGGACCGGGCACCGCCAGAATCCCGCGCGGCTCGAGCGGAATCCCCGCGGATCGCGGGATCCGAAACGTCGCCCGCATCCGGACCGGCGCGCCGGCGAACGCCCGGTCGGGATCGCCGATGCGCACGGTGAAGCCGACCGCGACGTTGTCGCCCCACTCCGGGTGGACGAGCGGCGCCCCGGCCTCGACGCCCCGCTCGGCATCCGCCACGACGGGAAGCGGGTCATAGTCCACGCCGACGAGCCCGCGGGCGTCTTCCGCGGCCGCGCGGCTCTCCGCCACCACCACCGCCACCGGTTCGCCGACGTAGCGCACCCGGCCGGCGGCGAGCGGCAGCTGCGGCGCCATCCGCAGCCGGAACCCAACGCGCGCCTCGAGCGCGGGAGGCGGCAGGCCGGCCGACGGCAGCGGGCCGAGCACGTCTGCGAGGTCGGCGAACGCGAAGCAGGCGATGATCGACGGATGACCGCGGGCCCCGTCTAAGTCTACGCCCGCGAGGCGGGCGTGGGCGTGGGTGCTGCGGACGATCACCGCGTGCGCACATCGATCGACGGGAATGTCGTCGACGTACCGGCCGCGACCGGTGAGCAGACGCGGGTCCTCACGCCGGCGGACGATGGCGCCGACGTGCCGGCCGCTCATCCCCGCGGACAACGGCGGCGGCGGACGGCGCGAAGCGCGCGCACCGGCGGGCTAGACAAAGTTGGCCGCCACGTGCGTGGCCAGGAGGTCGATCTGTCCCGGGTCGTCGGTCACCGGGCCGAGGACGAGGTACGTGAGGCCCGCGTCCGCGAGGTCGGCGATCCGCGCGTTGATCCGGTCAATGCCGCCGATCATGTAGCATTCTTGCAGGTGCTCGTACGACCGGTGGGTGCCCATGACGCGGATAAACGGCCCGCGCGACGCTTCCAGCGCCCCGGCCTGGCCGCCCTTTTCGACGAGATGGACGAAGTTGCAGTGCCCGAACGTGACCGACGCGGGGTCCCTGCCCATTGTCTGGGCGTGCGCCTGGATCTGGTCCCAGTCGCGTTTGACCCACTCCTGCGTGCCGGAGCAGCGGGAGAGCCAGTGCCCGCTCTTGACGATCCGGTTGAGGACGGCGTTGGAGATGAACGGGACGTCGTGCTCGCCCGGGTCGGGAACCCGCGAGCCGCCGGAGACCCAGATCT
This window encodes:
- a CDS encoding UbiD family decarboxylase, whose amino-acid sequence is MSYRDLRDWMTEVEELREIKTIHNAHWDVEIGVITEIVMNRHGPAVLFDRIAEYPAGYRILVNALGGPKRLAHTLGLPADRDVRELLRLWQEKNRALRPLAPRVVRDGPVMENVRRGDDVDLLAFPTPKWHEHDGGRYIGTGSVDITRDPDEGWVNLGCYRVMIHDRNHVGFYISPGKQGRIQREKWFARGGRMPIAMSFGHDPAIFMAGGIELPWGLSEYDWVGGIKGRPVEVIEGPVTGLPIPADAEIVIEGFVEPDRRLPEGPFGEWTGYYASKQREEPVVEVQALYHRNDPILLGSPPVKPPSELAYYRAFLRAAAIDEELRQAGVPDVTGVWCHEVGGSRLFNVVAIKQRYPGHAKQAVAVATQCHAGAYLGRFTVVVDDDIDVMNLEEVMWAVCTRCDPERDIDILRRCWSGPLDPAIRPGQKGFNSRALIDATRPFEWRDEFPLVAESSPERRDEALKKWGRAILS
- a CDS encoding xanthine dehydrogenase family protein molybdopterin-binding subunit, which translates into the protein MSGRHVGAIVRRREDPRLLTGRGRYVDDIPVDRCAHAVIVRSTHAHARLAGVDLDGARGHPSIIACFAFADLADVLGPLPSAGLPPPALEARVGFRLRMAPQLPLAAGRVRYVGEPVAVVVAESRAAAEDARGLVGVDYDPLPVVADAERGVEAGAPLVHPEWGDNVAVGFTVRIGDPDRAFAGAPVRMRATFRIPRSAGIPLEPRGILAVPGPREGDVTVWASTQVPHLLQRALAERLGVAAHQVRVVAPDVGGGFGTKCSVYPEDVLIPTLAVRLRRPVKWIEARREHFQSATHSREQVHEAEIAASADGAVLGFRDRLLLDQGAYNPWGIVQPYNTVAHLLGPYRVRHAAFEARSVVTNKTPHAPYRGAGRPEAVFVMERMLDLLAGRLGIDPADLRRRNTVRGDEMPYDTGLLYRDGHPCVYDSGDFSDALERALVAVGYDAFRRDQPGLRSRGTYRGVGLAAYVEGTGIGPYESAAVRVDATGKVLVATGACSQGQGHETTFAQIAADALGVDVDDITVAGGDTREVAAGIGTFASRSLVVAGNAVAGAAQDVRQKLLRAGAVLLEAAEGDLDVADGRVFVRGQAGRGLPLADIVRSSLPTLQGPRVADPVFEASRVHTVPTVTFASAVHIALVEVDPETGLVTIARYVVAHDCGRVVHPLIVEGQIHGGVAQGIGGGLGEALVYDAAGQLLSGSLADYALPKARDLPRIEAIHLEHPSPRNPLGVKGVGEGGAIAPPAALANAIEDALAPLGVRITEGPATPERIVALIRAAAG